The DNA window ACAAAAAATACATCTACAAATATCCCTTTACCGATTATCTCAATATTTTCTCCAATCTTCCTGTGTTGCTGGGTCTGTCCCAGAAATAAACCCGCAAAATATGCCCCCGTTATTGCTGCCAGCTCAGCATATTCCGCCAGCCAGGCAAATGTAAAAATGATGGCGATTGAGAGTTTTGTCACTGATTGTTCCAATCGCAGCTTCTTAAGATTATTATATAATCCAGGGATCATATATTTACCTGCAACGATGATCACTACAAAGAAAATTGCGATCTTCAAAAATGGCAGAAATTGATTAGCTGATTCTGTCTCACTTTTACTGAATATTGCAAATACCGCTGTTAGCAGCAATATCCCGATCACATCATCTATGATCGCAGAATTTACAATACAGCGACCTTCTATTCCCTTCATTTTACCCAGATCATAAAGTGTCATCACACTCACACTCACGCTGGTTGCCGTCATTATCACACCTACTACAAGTGATTCTGCCACATCACCCGTGATAAAATATATCAGAAAGAATCCCGTTATCAGAGGAAGGATCACTCCACCCATTGCAGGTAGAAATGCCTGTTTAGATTCATGACGTATCCTCTTAGTGTCTGTTTCCAGACCTGCCTGAAATAATAAAAATAGTACTCCAATTTCACCCATCCAGTGGATAAGCTCACTATATCTCAATAAATTAAGAATGGTTGGTCCCAGCACAACTCCCAGAAGCAATAATCCGATTACAGGAGGTGTATGGTATTTGGAAGAAATTGCCCGGATCAATGCCGCTATTAATAGTATCAGGGCTAATGATAATAAATTATTTTCAACTTGCATTCTTTTTTAACTCATTCTGCTTTCGCAAATGCTCACGGTAGGTTCTGGAAAATTCATGACGCCCTCCTGATGAGGCAAAAAAGAAATAATAATCTGTTTGCTGTGGCATAACAGCGCTTTTTATCGCTACTTTGCCCGGACTGCATATTGGAGTAGGTGGCAATCCTGTGTATTTATATGTATTATAAGGTGAGTCTATCTTTAAATCCTTATAATATATCTTCTTGCGCCGTTTACCCTGCTCATCAAGGATATAAGCCACAGTTGGATCTGCCTGCAGCCGATGCTTATCCTCAAGACGGTTCAAATATACTCCTGCCACAAGTGGCATCTCATTGTAATAATGAGATTCACGCTCTACTATTGATGCCAAAATCAAGCTCGAATACCTGTCCAGTGGTCCCTTGCTGAAATCGATATCTTCTGTCTGCTTAAAATATTCATTTACCAGCGTCTTGATGATATATTCCACGGATGCCTCATCTGATATCAGATAAGTTTCAGGAAATAAAAAACCTTCCAGCGAGCGTACAGGAAAACCAACTAATTTTGCAGCAAATACTGAATCCTCACAAATGCTCATAAAATCACTATATGAACCAAATCCGGACCTTGATAATATCTGACAGGTCTTGCGCAGACTAAGTCCTTCAGGAATCGTAACTGGTCGCAGCATGATTTTTGCTGAGGTTAATATCTTGCTGACTTTTTTCAGATTCAATTTTCCCCGGAAAAGGTATTTACCATAACTTAAGTGCTTATCTATCCTGTGTAACCGCACATAAAGATTAAATAATAAACGGCTCTGGATTATATTCTGTGAATGCAGTATATTGGCTATTTGTAAGGCTGAGTTTCCTTCTGGAATATTGATGATCGTCTCTTCGACTTCATAGGATTGAAAATAGTATATCACAAAGATCAAAATAGTGATCAGCAAAAGTAATATTAATAATATACCAAATCTTCGCATTATTTATTTTCCAGATAATTACGTAAGATCAGGGCTGCTGCCACCATATCAATCACTTTCCGGCTCTCTTTCACGCTATAGCCCATTGTTTTCAGTGACTGGTTAGCATCCTGAGAGGTAAAGCTCTCATCATAAAATTCCCAGGGAATATCCACTCGTCTGGTCAATTCTTCACCAAATGCCCTTACTTCCCTGGTCTTTTGCGTATCTTCTCCCTCAAAATTCAAAGGCAGACCCAAAATGATCCTGCCCACTTTTTCACTTATTATAATGGAGTTCAGTTCATCCCATAATCCTGGGGCATTGGCAAGCACCCGATAAGGTTTACTAATTGTCCGCATTGGGTCACTTAGCGCTATTCCCACACGCTTTTCACCATAATCTATAGCTAATAACCTGTATATATCCATTTTCATACCTGCGGAAACATTTCATCCCTCCCTTCAAAATGTCAATTCATTTAAAAAAAACTGTGTATTCCTCAGAAACTAAAACCTTTGCTGCTGATAAGTTAGATGTGCACCGCCGGGTATTTCCAGGTGGGGCGCAAATAACGACCGCTAACAACCAATCCCTGATAATAA is part of the Candidatus Stygibacter australis genome and encodes:
- a CDS encoding cation:proton antiporter, which produces MQVENNLLSLALILLIAALIRAISSKYHTPPVIGLLLLGVVLGPTILNLLRYSELIHWMGEIGVLFLLFQAGLETDTKRIRHESKQAFLPAMGGVILPLITGFFLIYFITGDVAESLVVGVIMTATSVSVSVMTLYDLGKMKGIEGRCIVNSAIIDDVIGILLLTAVFAIFSKSETESANQFLPFLKIAIFFVVIIVAGKYMIPGLYNNLKKLRLEQSVTKLSIAIIFTFAWLAEYAELAAITGAYFAGLFLGQTQQHRKIGENIEIIGKGIFVDVFFVGIALQYDLFDLKLHYMFLIGFIFLAVISKMLGAGIGARLTGLDNIRAFRIGSGMIPRGEVALIVAHMAMKKHLISSDILSATIMMVIVTAILTPILLKHGFVKMQGKTLND
- the mltG gene encoding endolytic transglycosylase MltG; the encoded protein is MRRFGILLILLLLITILIFVIYYFQSYEVEETIINIPEGNSALQIANILHSQNIIQSRLLFNLYVRLHRIDKHLSYGKYLFRGKLNLKKVSKILTSAKIMLRPVTIPEGLSLRKTCQILSRSGFGSYSDFMSICEDSVFAAKLVGFPVRSLEGFLFPETYLISDEASVEYIIKTLVNEYFKQTEDIDFSKGPLDRYSSLILASIVERESHYYNEMPLVAGVYLNRLEDKHRLQADPTVAYILDEQGKRRKKIYYKDLKIDSPYNTYKYTGLPPTPICSPGKVAIKSAVMPQQTDYYFFFASSGGRHEFSRTYREHLRKQNELKKNAS
- the ruvX gene encoding Holliday junction resolvase RuvX, giving the protein MKMDIYRLLAIDYGEKRVGIALSDPMRTISKPYRVLANAPGLWDELNSIIISEKVGRIILGLPLNFEGEDTQKTREVRAFGEELTRRVDIPWEFYDESFTSQDANQSLKTMGYSVKESRKVIDMVAAALILRNYLENK